The Nocardioides zeae genome includes the window CCGCGCGACGGCCGAGCTCGACCCGGTCCGCGAGCAGGACCGGGGCGCCTGACGTCGTACGGTTACCGACGGCCCCGGCGGGGTAACCCCCGCCGGGGCCGTCGGTCGTCCCGGTGTCATGGAGGAGGTGCCCGTGCTGCAGCCCGGGAGCGTGGTCGGTAGCTACGAGGTCGGCGAGAGCATCGGTCACGGCGGCATGGGTGTCGTCTACCGGGCCGTCCACCGCGACCTCGACCGCGAGGTGGCCCTGAAGGTGCTGGCCCCGCAGTTCTCCGGGGACGAGGACTACCGTCGGCGGTTCCTGAGCGAGGCGCGCACGCTCGCCCGCCTGGAGTCCCACCACATCGTCGCCATCTACGACGCCGGCGAGCACGACGGATCGCTCTACCTGGCGATGCAGCTGGTCACCGAGGGCGACCTGTCGTCCTGGTCGCGCCGCTTCGGTGCGATGCCGCCCGTGATGGCGCTCGACCTGCTGCGCCAGGTCACCACCGGCCTGGCGACCGCGCACGAGGCCGGCGTGCTGCACCGCGACATCAAGGCCTCGAACGTGCTGCTGCGGCGGCTCCCGGGCGGCGCCACCCGTGCGTACCTCTGCGACTTCGGCATCGCCCAGACCGCCGACGAGTCGCACACCCGCACCGGTGCCGTCGTCGGCACCTGGGCCTACCTCGCCCCCGAGCGCCACCGCGGCGTCCCCGCCTCCGTGAGCAGCGACCTCTACGCGCTCGGGTGCCTGCTGTGGGCGATGCTCACGGGGCGCACGCCCTACCAGGGCAGCACCGAGATGGAGGTGGCCCTGGCGCACATGAACGCCCCGGTGCCCCAGCTCGCCGGCGGGTCGAACGAGGTGCGCGCGCTCAACCACCTGCTCGCCCGGCTCCTCGACAAGGACCCCGCGCGACGGATCTCCTCGGCCGGCGAGGTGCTGCACGAGATCGACCGGGTCGCGGCCGCCGTCCGCCCCGGTGGCGCGCCGTTGCCCGGCGGCGACCGCACCCGCACCGCGTCCCACGGCGGGCCGACCGGATCGCGGGGGGTCCTCCCCGCCGGGGGTGTCGGACGCCCCGGCGCTCCTGGCGGCCCCGGTGCCCCCGGCGGCCACGGCGGCCCTGTCCGTGCCGGCGGAGCGCCGTCGGGGAGCCGGCGTGGCCTGCTCGCCGGTGCGCTCGCGCTCGTCCTCGTCGCGGGCCTCGGCCTGGGTGCGTGGGCGCTGCTCTCGCGCGGTGGTGACGGGGGCGGCGGCACCGACGACATCCCCTTCGCCGACGACACCGTCGCCGGCGTCGTGGACGGTGCGACGCTCACGACGACGCCGTGCGACGGCTCGACGGAGGGGCTGCGGATCACCGGCGTGCTGCCGGAGACCGGC containing:
- a CDS encoding bifunctional serine/threonine-protein kinase/ABC transporter substrate-binding protein codes for the protein MLQPGSVVGSYEVGESIGHGGMGVVYRAVHRDLDREVALKVLAPQFSGDEDYRRRFLSEARTLARLESHHIVAIYDAGEHDGSLYLAMQLVTEGDLSSWSRRFGAMPPVMALDLLRQVTTGLATAHEAGVLHRDIKASNVLLRRLPGGATRAYLCDFGIAQTADESHTRTGAVVGTWAYLAPERHRGVPASVSSDLYALGCLLWAMLTGRTPYQGSTEMEVALAHMNAPVPQLAGGSNEVRALNHLLARLLDKDPARRISSAGEVLHEIDRVAAAVRPGGAPLPGGDRTRTASHGGPTGSRGVLPAGGVGRPGAPGGPGAPGGHGGPVRAGGAPSGSRRGLLAGALALVLVAGLGLGAWALLSRGGDGGGGTDDIPFADDTVAGVVDGATLTTTPCDGSTEGLRITGVLPETGVLAQQAPPVLGGLGLAVSDINDAGGVLGQDVCQDVVDSGDDDTVASLLADGVDTDVVVGPIQSELSDTLPPVLDDEEVVNISPSSWVNDRSGVSRYAFRTIGDMDTMADALVRTMLDRIGSGDDVAFVTAAEPFSLRSSAAIESAMEAVGMTCLLACPDAGEDVPETTTDFSAIAEQVATSGATAVVVNGYLDGSALLTALAATDFDGPVYLSAVSDTDFVDVPADILARTFSVFPAVQSSEDFQARVADWYALDSGGTVPTPFLSAESYDAVVLAALAAIRGGATDGDTIADNMGPVSGSEGGTQCATFRRCAALLEADQEIVYRGVAVRGPFNEDNDLTEALFSTISFEENGDAVRGENQVLGRQR